A single genomic interval of Spinacia oleracea cultivar Varoflay chromosome 6, BTI_SOV_V1, whole genome shotgun sequence harbors:
- the LOC130464186 gene encoding uncharacterized protein, producing the protein MLEFKFIKRNCEWLFICLFFSIVVLTMANNNQNIIMGSELMVKLNLSNFLEWEAKLVEIIRLNGLEYVLLHPMPSYYARDMTPERFSAWDADLKKVMSLMLNNIPDEWARRFVAYEPFTLIKNLRDICRGSTEDRDLNVHELIESMSGLKVSSPNRCYRMEVQETHVQLLRTKQRVGVPLRFHVDLMRSYFDRLSLLGTPISERMTVSILLNSLHSGFGRFKQLYLSEPREETVAEFVHLVRKAEIILDCEAKDLLKARGRPFKKSGKSRGNAKSKQDKSTSSCLYCNGIGHYKRECSKLKEDQKNGTVVPSSGTKKK; encoded by the exons atgctagaatttaagtttattaagagaaactgtgaatggttatttatttgtttattcttttcaattgtagttttaactatggcaaacaacaatcaaaacatcatcatgggttctgagcttatggtcaagctgaacctatcgaattttcttgaatgggaagctaagctagttgaaataatcagactcaatggacttgagtatgtactattacatcccatgccaagctactatgccagagacatgacccctgaaagattttccgcctgggatgcggatctcaaaaaggttatgagtctcatgctgaacaatatccctgatgaatgggctagaaggtttgtagcttatgaaccttttacgctcatcaagaatctgagggatatctgtcgtggaagcacggaggacagggacctgaacgtccatgagttgattgaatcaatgtctggtctaaaggttagttctcccaacaggtgttataggatggaagtccaagaaacacatgttcagctccttcgcactaaacagagggtaggcgtcccactgaggttccatgtggatcttatgcgttcatactttgatcgcctaagtctactaggaacaccaataagcgaaaggatgacagtctctatcttgctcaattcactacacagtgggtttggtcgcttcaagcaactatacctaagtgaaccaagagaagaaacagttgcagaatttgttcaccttgtcagaaaggctgagataatactggactgtgaagccaaagatttactcaaggctagagggagaccgttcaagaaaagtggaaagtccaggggcaatgctaaatcaaagcaggacaagtccacatcaagctgtctttattgtaatggaataggccattacaaaagagaatgttcaaagctaaaggaagatcagaagaacggaacagtcgttccatcttcag ggactaagaagaagtag